The Usitatibacter rugosus genome segment ATGGGCCGTGTCGAGGAGGCGCGTCGCGGAGTCGGCCGGATATTTCATCAGGACCTCGATCGCCGCCTCCGACGCATCATGAGCCTGCAAGCCATGGCCCAGCCCATCGGCCACGACGAGGGTCACGCCTTCGGGGTGCGATGCGATGCCCCACGAGTCGCCGCAGACTTCCTCGCCCTTCATCGGGATGCATACGGCACCGACGTTGCAGGACCCGGACTCTTCCTTCCGCGCGCCGGACCACATGGCCATGCGCACGATCGTGCCCTTGCGGTCGCGGCTGTAGGCGTCGAACTCGTCGGAAAGGCGGCGCATCGCGCCCAGGCCCGTGCCCTGCGTACCGGAGGAGGAGACCCCGTCGGCGCTGCTGTGCGCCCAATCACGGATGCCCGGACCGCTGTCCAGCGCGAGGACCTCGACACCCTTCAGTCCCTCGCTGGCGAGGCTGCGGATCAGCAGCGAGCCTTCGCCCGCGTGCTTGAGGATGTTGGTCGCGGCTTCCGTGAGCACGAGGTTGCCGCGGCCGGCGCGCGTCTCGTCGAAGCCGCCGTCGTGCATGAGGCTGCCGAGGGCCGTGCGCGCCTGCGCGACATGGCTCGGATCCGCGATCGGGAATTGGGCTTGCCAGCGCATCAGAACGGCTTCCAGCGCGTGATCGTCACGCGCGTGCCCTTGCCGGGCTCGGACTGGATGTCGAATTCGTCGGAAAGGCTGCGCGCGCCCGTGAGGCCGAGCCCCAGCCCGCCGCCCGACGTATAGCCCGGCGTGAGCGCGAGGCGCATGTCGGCGATTCCCGGTCCCTGGTCGGTGAAGACGAGGCGGACGCCGCGGCGCGTCCCGTTCTGCACCGTATCGACCAGCGCCTCGCCGCCCCCGCCGTACGTGATGGTGTTGCGGCCGAGCTCGCTGGCCGCGGTGATGACCTTGGTCTGGTCGACAAGGCTCAAGCCCACGCGCACGGCGTGCTCGCGCGTGAGCTGCCTCAGGCGCACGACATCCTCGCCGGTCTTGAGCGGAAGCTTGTCGCTTTGGACGGTGGTGACGTCGGCCATTGGCTCGGACGCCCTGGGACGCGTTACGAGGTCGCGTCTTGCAGGAGCGCCATTCCCTTCTCGACGTTGAGCGCCGTGCGCACGCCTTCGAGCACGAGGCCCAGCTCCACCAGCGTGATCGCGACCGCGGGCTGCATGCCCACGACGACGGTCTGCGCGTCGAGCACGCGCGACATCGCCGCGATGTTGCCGATCATGCGGCCGATGAACGAGTCCACGACGTCGAGCGACGAGATGTCGATCAGCACGCCGCGCGCGCGGTCGGACACGATGCGCGAGGTGAGGTCGTCCTGGAGCGTGAGGGCGAGCTGGTCGTGCATGTCCACCTGGATGCTCACCAGGAGGATGCGGCCCATCCGGAGGATCGGGATGCGCTCCATGGCGTCAGCTCGCTGCGCCGGCTCCTTCCGGATTCTTCACCGCGCCCTTTCCCTTGGTGATCGAGGCGCCGGTGCGCTGGAGTGCCACGCGGAATGCATCCGCGAGGCTGGCCTTGGTGGTGACGGCGGTGAGGTCCACGCCCAGGTGCACGATGGTCTGCGCGATCTGGGGGCGGATGCCGCTGATGATGCAGTCGGCGCCCATGAGGCGAGCGGCCGCGACGGTCTTCATCAAGTGCTGCGCCACGAGCGTATCCACCGTGGGCACGCCCGTGATGTCGATGATCGCGATCGAGGCACCCGACTCCACGATCTTCTGCAGCAGGCTCTCCATCACGACCTGCGTGCGGTTGCTGTCCAGCGTGCCGATGAGCGGGAGTGCCAGGATGTCGTCCCACAGCTCCACCACCGGCGTCGAGAGCTCGAGGAGCTCGCGCTGCTGGCGCATGATCACCTCCTCGCGGCTGCGCTGGTACGCCTCCGTCGAGGAGAGGCCGAGGCGATCGAGCAGCGTGGTGAGGTTCCAGGTCTCGGAGGCGAGCTCCGCGGGCTTCGCGGCCAGCTCCTTGCCCAGGCGGGCGAACAGCGGCTGCTTCAGCGAGAAGACGAACATGGCCGTCTCGCTCGGGGTGAACCCCTTCCGCGCGCGTGACGAAGCGATCTTGTCCAGCTCGCCGTGGACGCCCTTCCAGCCGGGAGACGAGAGATCGCCGTCGCCGACTTGCAGTCCGTCGACCAGGGAGCGGAGGAATGCGCTGGAGTCGGCCTTGAGGTCGGTGTCGCTGATCTTGTCGCGCGAGCGCGTGAGCGACTTCTGCTGCTCCGCCAGCCATTCGTCGAGAATGGCGGTCTCGTTGTTGCGGATCAATTCCGCAAGCATCGTCTTGCTCTTCATGGTTTCTCCCCGGGGGCGCCCGAGGGTTCACTATGTGGCGGCGTCCACCCCGGGGATGTAGGCGGGGGCCTACGTGCCTGGCTTTAGAGCCAGTATTGCCAGACGAGCGCGGAGGTTTCGAGCGCGCGGTCCTTGAGCGGTCGCTTGGCCCACGCTTCCTTCGTGATGCGCTCGGACTTCGAGACGTCGTCCTGGAAGGCCGCTTCCATCTGCTCGCCGAAGCCCTGGCCGAGGATCACGAGGTTCAGCTCGTTGTTGTGGATGAAGCTGCGCCAGTCGAGGTTGGCCGAGCCCACCGTGGACCACACGCCGTCCACCACCGCGGTCTTCGCGTGCAGCAGGCGGTCCTTGCGCTCGTAGATCTTCACGCCGGCTTCCAGCAGATCCTCGTACTTGGAGCGGCCGGCATGGAACACGGCCCAGAAGTCGCTGAAGCTCGGCACGACGATGCTCACGTCCACGCCTCGCTTCGCCGCATCCGTGAGCGCCTTCATCGTCTCGGGATCGGGGACGAAGTACGCCATGGTGAGGTGAACGCTCTTCTGCGACTGGGTGATCGCGGAGACGAACGTGGCGTAGATCGGGTTGACGGTGTCCTTCTCGTCCGACCAGCCGGCGAGCACGCGAACCGCTTCCTTGCCCATGGCCTTGGGCACGAGCTTCTGCTGCTTCGTGGGAGGCTGTTCCTTGGTGGCGGCTTTCGACCACGCCTCGAGGTAGGACTTCTGCAGCTCGACGACGATGGGGCCCTCTACTTTCACTTGCGTGTCGCGCCACGGGCGCTGGGCTTTCGCGTCGGCGCCGTCCTTGCTCTTCTTGCGCAGCGTGGACGAGCCGCCCGAGTAGACGCCGGAGATGTTGATGCCGCCGACGAAGCCGACCTGGCCGTCGACCACGATCAACTTGCGATGGTCCCGGTCGTTCAGCTCCCAGCCCTTCTGGGCCTTCAACGGGTTGACCGGGTTGAACTCCGCGACGGTAACGCCGCCGTCCTTCAGCTTCTGGAAGTATTCCTTCGGCGTGCTGACGGAGCCCACGCTGTCGTAGAGCACGCTCACCGGGACGCCGGCCTTTTGCTTGCGCAGCCACAGCTCGGAGAATTTCTGGCCGATCTCGTCGTCCTCGACGATGTACATCTCGACGTAGATATGGTCCTTCGCGGCTTCCATCGCCTCGAACATCGACTTGTACGTGGCGGGGCCGTTCTGCAGCAGCGTGGTCTTGTTCTCGATGGTGAGCGGGCTGTCGGCCACCGCCTCTTCGACGACGAGGTGGCGCATCAGCATGTCGGCATCCGGGCCGAGTGCCTTCACGCGCTCGACGATGGCGCGGGTGCGCTCGGGCGAAAGCTCGCCCTTGGAGGACTTGATCTTCATCGGCTCGGAAGACGCCTGCGCGTCCGAGATCACCTTCTGGGCCGTGGGCGGCGTGGCGCAGCCCGTCCCGCCCGAAAGCAGGACGAGCGTCGCGAACGCGGCCGTCAGCGTGCGATGCGCTCGCTCTTGCCGAGCTGGTAGACCACGCGGCGATTGCGGCCGGGGCGAATGGGTGCGCTCAAGTAGGGGCATGGGGGGTTCCTGTAACCGCCCTCTTGGAGTGTGCTGTCCTCGTTACGTTCAGTCCACAGGCCGCCGCGGACCGGATGGAAAATCCATTCGTAATATCCCGAGCGCGACGCGGCCTCGATCAGATCTTCCGAATCGGGGCACTCTGCGACGATCGGCGGCTGCCCCTCGATCAGCACCGGCGGGGTGCCGAACGCCCCGA includes the following:
- the cls gene encoding cardiolipin synthase, which encodes MPLLERTHSPRPQSPRGLPARQERAHRTLTAAFATLVLLSGGTGCATPPTAQKVISDAQASSEPMKIKSSKGELSPERTRAIVERVKALGPDADMLMRHLVVEEAVADSPLTIENKTTLLQNGPATYKSMFEAMEAAKDHIYVEMYIVEDDEIGQKFSELWLRKQKAGVPVSVLYDSVGSVSTPKEYFQKLKDGGVTVAEFNPVNPLKAQKGWELNDRDHRKLIVVDGQVGFVGGINISGVYSGGSSTLRKKSKDGADAKAQRPWRDTQVKVEGPIVVELQKSYLEAWSKAATKEQPPTKQQKLVPKAMGKEAVRVLAGWSDEKDTVNPIYATFVSAITQSQKSVHLTMAYFVPDPETMKALTDAAKRGVDVSIVVPSFSDFWAVFHAGRSKYEDLLEAGVKIYERKDRLLHAKTAVVDGVWSTVGSANLDWRSFIHNNELNLVILGQGFGEQMEAAFQDDVSKSERITKEAWAKRPLKDRALETSALVWQYWL
- a CDS encoding STAS domain-containing protein, which gives rise to MKSKTMLAELIRNNETAILDEWLAEQQKSLTRSRDKISDTDLKADSSAFLRSLVDGLQVGDGDLSSPGWKGVHGELDKIASSRARKGFTPSETAMFVFSLKQPLFARLGKELAAKPAELASETWNLTTLLDRLGLSSTEAYQRSREEVIMRQQRELLELSTPVVELWDDILALPLIGTLDSNRTQVVMESLLQKIVESGASIAIIDITGVPTVDTLVAQHLMKTVAAARLMGADCIISGIRPQIAQTIVHLGVDLTAVTTKASLADAFRVALQRTGASITKGKGAVKNPEGAGAAS
- a CDS encoding STAS domain-containing protein → MERIPILRMGRILLVSIQVDMHDQLALTLQDDLTSRIVSDRARGVLIDISSLDVVDSFIGRMIGNIAAMSRVLDAQTVVVGMQPAVAITLVELGLVLEGVRTALNVEKGMALLQDATS
- a CDS encoding ATP-binding protein; translated protein: MRWQAQFPIADPSHVAQARTALGSLMHDGGFDETRAGRGNLVLTEAATNILKHAGEGSLLIRSLASEGLKGVEVLALDSGPGIRDWAHSSADGVSSSGTQGTGLGAMRRLSDEFDAYSRDRKGTIVRMAMWSGARKEESGSCNVGAVCIPMKGEEVCGDSWGIASHPEGVTLVVADGLGHGLQAHDASEAAIEVLMKYPADSATRLLDTAHAALRSTRGAAMAVARCDFAKREIVYAGAGNISGSIVGEGPRKQMMSHNGIVGHKIHSSRATPYPWPEGALLVMHSDGLETQWNLDDYPGLVERHPALIAAVLYRDFTRGRDDVTVAVLRAGR
- a CDS encoding anti-sigma regulatory factor, which gives rise to MADVTTVQSDKLPLKTGEDVVRLRQLTREHAVRVGLSLVDQTKVITAASELGRNTITYGGGGEALVDTVQNGTRRGVRLVFTDQGPGIADMRLALTPGYTSGGGLGLGLTGARSLSDEFDIQSEPGKGTRVTITRWKPF